In Oncorhynchus tshawytscha isolate Ot180627B linkage group LG24, Otsh_v2.0, whole genome shotgun sequence, the genomic window TACAAATATACTAATATACAAATATACTAATCTATCTGCAAACAGAAGTCAGACAATTGTTCACTTGCAAGGAGACTTATACTAGACCTATACTATACCTAGACCTATGCTAGACTAAACTAGAAGCATTCACAATAAATATTTGAGCTCAAAATAAAGAACATTAGCATACAACTATGAATAAGgtcaattccacagtaacagatTGATGTTGAGACTAGtcattttcactttaaaatgtatgcgaAACAATAACGAATGTCTACAAAGTTAAACCACACAACTCTAAACATACACGGTACCAACAGCACCAACTGTGATCACGTTACCCAACTTTGCATCTGAACTGTTCAAGTAAATGTGTATTAGTAAACATTTTTGTGGAAATTGTTTAAAGAAGaccttgtgcatagagttctaTGGTTTATTGTCCCCCACTGTGGATCCGTCTCCGTCCGTTAGGGGGCGCTATAGTTAATCAACTCTACGTACATAAGTCCCACAATATATTGCAGACAGTACAGGCCCAGTTTTGACAACTTGGCTGAATTATGTGTTTTGCCATACAGATCTGGCATTTActaaattacactgattggccagaTGGTGGCGCTATAATAAGAGATTGAAAATGCAAACTTTGAAAGGTCACGCCCCTCACCCCGTTTGACCAACAGTCATGAAATTTGGTACATAGGTACCTCTCCTCACACGGAACAAATCTGCCTGTGGTCCACCATAATGGATTTTCCACTTTAAAAAACACTACTCTTCTGGCACCAAATGACTGATCTACACAAAATTTGATATGTGGCATCTTTGGATAAAGGTTCTCTCAACGCAATATTTTCCAGATTAGTACCTAAAACAACATGGCCACTATTGGCCAATAATCATTCATATGGGTGTTGGCTGGCACATAAATCCATCAAGGATATTCATATTGTAACTAAATTTGGTACACATGTTGCAAACACTGTCAAGACTTAACATATGCACGAACATTCATATCGATGAAATCAGGGAGGGGACTGTGGAAATCAGGGAGGGGACTGTGGAAACCAGGGAGGGGACTGTGGAAACCAGGGAGGGGACTGTGgatttgtctctgtgtgttagtacgTTCGTCACACCTGATATCTCTAAACGTGGATAAATGATGCATCTTCGCTATAGAGATCAGTCAGTTACAAAATTACACTATTTGGCCCAAGGTGGCAGCTACTTTACAGTAATTAACCAAAACGTGTTAAATCACACACAATATCTCAATTGGCCAAAAGGTGCTGCATCATTCGTGGTGGACAACGCGTTTACTGTTGCCTGTTTTAAATTgtatttgatctctgagaaattcaGCTAATAGCATTCGCCAGCTTGTAGTCAAAAACCAGAAATGAGAGATACGCCTCGTTCGTTCAGGCATCCTTatggggaaagaatagggttttgggATAAAGGGCAAAAATatggtctgaggttaacacaggcttaggagaccttatacgttttgttctatgagataataccAGTCAGTTAACATAACCTTTATTAATTAGGAAGCCTTAATgtgctttttttttaaataaatgcatCAAATCCACAAAATGTAACCTTTACTAATGAAGatgatctcatagaacaaaatctATAAGTTCTCcaaagcctgtgtttaccacagaccttattttcggccTTTATCCAAAACCCCTACAAAAACTCCATTCATATtcccataggctttgtccaacaaACCATGGCGGAGTTAGTGCCTATTGCTCTCTAGTGTGGTGTGGGGGGTCTGtgatagaggtcgaccgattatgattttttttttcaacgccgataccgattattggagggccaaaaaagccgataaagattaatctgccaatttttttgttgttgttgtaataatgacaattacaacaatactgaatgaacaattattttaacttaatataatacatcaataaaatcaatttagcctcaaataaataatgaaacatgttcaatttggtttaaataatgcaaaaacaaagtgttggagaagaaagtaaaagtgcaatatgtgccatgtaagaaagctaacgtttaagttccttattcagaacatgagaacatatgaaagctggtggttccttttaacatgagtcttcaatattcccaggtaagatgttttaggttgtagttattacaggaattataggactatttccctctataccatttgtatttcatatacctttgactattggaagttcttataggcactttagtattgccagtgtaacagtatagcttctgtccatctcctcgctcctccctgggctcgaaccaggaacacaatgacaacagccaccctcgaagcagcgttacccatgcagagcaaggaaaataaccactccaaggctccgagcgagtgatgtttgtaacgctattagcacgcgctaactagctagccatctcACTtaagttacaccagcctcatctcgggagttgataggcttgaagtaataaacagcgcaatgctcgacacacaacgaagagctgctggcaaaacgcaaagaaagtgctgtttgaatgaatgttttcgcgcctgcttctgcctaccaccgctcagttagATACTTAGATAcgtgtatgcttgtatgctcagtcagattatatgcaacacaggacacgctagataatatctagtaatatcatcaaccatgtgtagttaactagtgattatgattgattgattgtttttataagataagtttaatgctagctagcaacttatcttggcttgtaacaggcagtctccttgtggagtgcaacgagagagaggcaagTCGTTATGGCGTTGGacgagttaactgtaaggttgcaaggatgcatcccctgagctgacaaggtgaaaatctgtcgttctgcccctgaactagacagttaacccaccgttcctaggccatcattgaaaataagaatgtgttcttaactgacttgcctagttaaataaagattaaataaaagtgtaaaacaaaaacaaaaaaaacacccaaaaataccgatttccgattgttatgaaacgGCCATTTCGATTAATCTGTCAACCTCTAGTCTGTGAATGGCTTTGATAATTGGATTGAATTCTTCATGTCTTACTCATTTTTAGGAAGAAGTATGGTCCAAAtcagatgttaggtactatattttttgaagattatatgaatcctataaattaaaatgggTGCAATCAATCAGcataatttctcagagatcaaattatatttaaacaaaataatgtttttaggaatgctaatcttatccaTTTCTAACAAactatttcagaacaatctgagatgggtGTCGAAACCCTCTTGTGTTTTGAGGTTAAATAAATGTAGGAAGGAAGGGCAATTTCATCTCGTTTCTTAGATGTAGGCCTACTTTATATCTTATTACCCACTTTAGAAGTGGAACTATGAAAAAATAAAATGATGGATTAGGTCTACTGCACTTAAGTGGCTTGACTCAACAATTCAGTCCCACTAAAGCCTACATCTTCACAAACAAGACAATTATTTGTCAATGTAGCCCACATCATGTTCTAGATATGAATAAAGTCTCGTTTTACTTTATTAAAAGTCCAATCCTATTATGTTTAGCTTAGGTACATGATTGAAagataatattttatattaagtACCAATTCTAGGAGCCGGACAACCTATTGCCATTGAACCAGGATTCAATCTCCCTTCAAGAACATATCATCATAAATGTAGAATTAAACTGCTGTGCGTTTGTCAGCACAGCATATGAACGCTCAAGACCTATTAATGGCTATTTGATAGCGAATGTGCTAAATACCTAGTTAACGTTAGTTGGATAGGTAACGTCGTTATTTCACTAGCACAAAGCTAGTTGAATTGCTTTAGGGAGCTAAATACTCGGCAGTGAATATGATGACATTTGCGTAAAATACGTGTAATgtgaaactagctagctagctgcataaTTCATTTGTTGACATGACAGAAGTCATTCGTTGGCAAACTAATAGAGCTTAACGTGGTTTACCTCCACCTAATTTGGGAATCCTTCCAATTTTGTTGGTTATTTCTGCTGTCAGGGTTCCAAAGTCCTGTTCATAGGCTTCAAAATCTGAAGACATAGTGAAGTTTGACTGTAAAACAGGTGTCTTCTTGGCTGAAAAGTAGCTGAAGATGAAGCAAAACAACGCTTTCTGCGAAGGCGGGCCGTCACTTCCGTGTTGCGTTACAGAAAATGTTACCCGGTAAGAAAGCAGCAACTGTTAACTAATTCACTGGTTCTTCCAATGAAGTGTCAAAACTTTCTCCATGCGTGGCCAGAAAAAAAATACGTGTACAGAGAAATGAAAGACATCGCATTAACTACAGTTTATGCATTAGCTACACATTTATTTATAGCTTCATCACATTGAAATAGAATAAACCATTTGTTTTTAAGAAGACATCGAACATTTATACAGAATAAAGAATGTTGCTAATCTCTACTAATCCCACATTTTGTCTTTAATGTATCAAAATGTGATACACAATGTATACCTCCCAAGGAGTCCTATTCCAATAAAATACAGCAGAGGGAGCTGCGCGTCTTTAGAAATGTCACATTCTCCGGTTCAACTTTGCAACGTCATCTCTCTGCGACTTGTTGCTGCAACCAGAACAAATATGTAAATGTTCCTTTTCAATCCACTTTAATCGTCGAATTAACGATTGTATATAGACGTATGATgtatgatatgttgttgttttaggaAACACAGTTTGACTCAAGAGTATATTTCACCGATGTGTCGTTGAATTAGCAAAATAGAGGGTATCTAGATCAAGCTAGTTGTATGGGCACGTCAgccaaaaaaaacatacaaatatgttttattgtcacacaccggataggtgcagggaaatgtgttgtttttacagGGTCAACCATAGTAGTATGGCGCCCCTTTAGCAAACCATGGttacgtgccttgctcaagggcacagacagatttgaCTTATTGTCGGTTCAGAAAATTAGAATCAGATTCAGTCTACAACGTAAGTAACGTTAGATCGTTTTTCCCGCCATTTCCCTGAATTATCAGCTGACGGATATGAAGCAAGACAATGTTTACAGCACTGAAATTATCAAGCCAACAGGATATATTTGGATTATAGATGTGTAACGTTATGTGCCTTGGAGTTTCACGAGCAAGCtcacaaacatactgtatatgcaacatGTTGCATCACAGACTGGAATTGTAGCTAAAGTCTGAATAGTTTCTACTTGTCCTCTAGCTAGATATAGACAGTCATTCTACTATCAATCTACAGGGCGCCTTCTCCAGTGAGGAGGAAGGAGCATATGGATGACAAGGCAAAAGAGCGAGGGAAGGAGAAAACGGGTGCCACCAAGGAGAAACCTGAGAAGGACAGgggcagggagaaggagaagggacgCAAGCGACGTAGCTCCACTGGGAGCAGCAGGTCAGACACAATATGTTGATGTCCTTTCTCATCTCTCTTACTATTACTGTACCCTTACCATAGCATCTCTTGTTTTTATCAGACAACTTATATCCGCAGTCACTGCTTTCTGATGCCCCACAGTAAGCCCATCTTTCTGTCTTCACTCGGGTCTAAAGTAAGCCCCTCTCCCGGTCTTCACTCAGGTCCAGCTCCAGTAGCAGCTCTGGCTCCAGCTCCGGTTCTTCCAGCGGCTCCAGTTCCTCTGCCTCAAGCCGCTCCGGGTCTTCCAGCTCCCGATCTTCTAGCTCAACCAGCTCCGGGTCGCCCAGTCGCCGCCGCCACGACAACCACCGCCGCTCACGGTccaagtatgtgtgtgtaaccgatgtgaaatggctagctacttAGTGGTGGTGTGCGCTAaaagcgtttcaatcggtgacgtcactcgctctgagaccttgaagtaggggttccccttgctctgcaagggccacggcttttgtggagcgatgggtagcgatgcttcgtgggaggcagttgttgatgtgtgcagagggtcccaggtaggggcgaggggacAGATGAAAGTTAAACTGTTACATGTGACCTGTAAAGTGTAAAGCAGTTGTCTCCAATCCCAGCCCTGAGTTaaagtgtgcaggcttttgttccacaCCAGCACTAAATACTTTCAGTTCACCTAATGGTTTAACATTTAAACCTTCATTAGTTGTTTCAGgtatgttagtgctgggctgaCAAAAAAAGCCTGCATGCTCTGTAACTCTGCTGGACCAGGGTTTGTGATCATTCCTAAAGCTAATCCAAAAACAGGATTAAGGAGATGTGATCTTGGAAGTGACATCTTTTTTTGAGTGAAGGAATAGAGTAAGACCTCTTCTGTTTGTTCTCTAGATCCAAGTCATCACTGAAAAAGGATGACAAGGAGAGGCGTAAGAGGAGCCCCAGCCCCCGACCAACCAAGGTGTACCTGGGCCGCCTCACCAGAAACGTTGTCAAGGTGAGTCAAAATGACTCACCCAGTGTCCAAGTGTACATGAATACAGTGTATGTGCACATCAATGGGATTCCATATAGCCTATTTGAATGCATTGTTTTTGTCAAGCTGCAGACCGCATGTTGAAGGCATTGGAGGTTTGTTGAAGTAGGGAGCAATATCTTGGGGGTGGGTTTTGACTAAAGTCTCTGCTCTTTTCAGGAACACATCCAGGAGATCTTCAGCTCCTATGGCAAAATCAAGATGATTGACATGCCTGTGGACAGGCTCCGCTCACACCTGTCAAAGGGTTGCGCCTACGTGGAGTTTGAGAATGCCGATGAGGCCGAGAAGGCTCTAAAACACATGGATGGAGGTTGGTGGAGACCAATGGTTCTGGGTgtacattagaggtcgaccgattatgatttttcaacgccgatactgattattggaggaccaaaaaaagccaataccgattaatcggacgatttttacattttattatttgtaaatgatgacaattacaacaatactgaatgaacacttattgtaacttaatataatacatcaataaaatcaatttagcctcaaataaataatgaaacattcaatttggtttaaataatgcaaaaacaaagtgttggagaagaaagtaaaagtgcaatatgtgctatgtaagaaagctaacgtttcagttccttgttcagaacatgagaaaatatgaaagctggtggttccttttaacatgggtcttcaatattcccaggtaagaagttttaggttgtagttattataggaattataggactatttctctctataccaattGTATTTCCTTTAACCTTTTGACTTGGatattcttataggcactttagtattgccagtgtaacagtatagccaccatccctctcctcgctcctacctgggctcgaagcagtgttacccatgcagagcaaggggaacaactactccaagtctcagagcgagtgacgtttgaaacgcttttagtgcgcaccccgctaactagctagccatttcacatcggttacacgagcctattctcgggagttgataggcttgaagtcataaacagctgctggcaaatgcacgaaagtgctg contains:
- the LOC112223529 gene encoding RNA-binding protein with serine-rich domain 1-like isoform X1 produces the protein MKQNNAFCEGGPSLPCCVTENVTRAPSPVRRKEHMDDKAKERGKEKTGATKEKPEKDRGREKEKGRKRRSSTGSSRSSSSSSSGSSSGSSSGSSSSASSRSGSSSSRSSSSTSSGSPSRRRHDNHRRSRSKSKSSLKKDDKERRKRSPSPRPTKVYLGRLTRNVVKEHIQEIFSSYGKIKMIDMPVDRLRSHLSKGCAYVEFENADEAEKALKHMDGGQIDGQEITATAVLAPRVIRPPPRRPSPPRRMPPPPPMWRRTPPRLRRRSRSPRRRSPVRRRTRSRSPGRRRHRSRSSSNSSR
- the LOC112223529 gene encoding RNA-binding protein with serine-rich domain 1-like isoform X2, with the translated sequence MAPSPVRRKEHMDDKAKERGKEKTGATKEKPEKDRGREKEKGRKRRSSTGSSRSSSSSSSGSSSGSSSGSSSSASSRSGSSSSRSSSSTSSGSPSRRRHDNHRRSRSKSKSSLKKDDKERRKRSPSPRPTKVYLGRLTRNVVKEHIQEIFSSYGKIKMIDMPVDRLRSHLSKGCAYVEFENADEAEKALKHMDGGQIDGQEITATAVLAPRVIRPPPRRPSPPRRMPPPPPMWRRTPPRLRRRSRSPRRRSPVRRRTRSRSPGRRRHRSRSSSNSSR
- the LOC112223529 gene encoding RNA-binding protein with serine-rich domain 1-like isoform X3: MDDKAKERGKEKTGATKEKPEKDRGREKEKGRKRRSSTGSSRSSSSSSSGSSSGSSSGSSSSASSRSGSSSSRSSSSTSSGSPSRRRHDNHRRSRSKSKSSLKKDDKERRKRSPSPRPTKVYLGRLTRNVVKEHIQEIFSSYGKIKMIDMPVDRLRSHLSKGCAYVEFENADEAEKALKHMDGGQIDGQEITATAVLAPRVIRPPPRRPSPPRRMPPPPPMWRRTPPRLRRRSRSPRRRSPVRRRTRSRSPGRRRHRSRSSSNSSR